One segment of Micromonospora parathelypteridis DNA contains the following:
- a CDS encoding ABC transporter permease, with the protein MTALLRLVGTGGVIAYRALFNWTTPAMFVGTLLVGPLFQLLFFAYLGRQLGVADDGFYITGNAVLAASLACVFGGTMAVSNERRFGTLGHVLLSPRSRTAVFLGRVLPYAANGLLIAVTTMSAASLLLGLRVPLDALPGLLLTLAVAALACGFFGLTLGAIGLRFRDVWLVSNVSVALLLLLTGVNVPAAGLPAWMRVTGELLPITHAAEAARRLVAGDGFRAAAPQLAAELAIAATYAVLAALLLKVFEAESRRRASLDTL; encoded by the coding sequence ATGACCGCACTGCTCCGCCTGGTCGGCACCGGTGGCGTGATCGCCTACCGGGCGCTGTTCAACTGGACCACCCCGGCGATGTTCGTCGGCACGCTGCTCGTCGGCCCGCTGTTCCAGCTGCTCTTCTTCGCCTACCTGGGACGCCAGCTCGGGGTCGCCGACGACGGCTTCTACATCACCGGCAACGCGGTACTGGCGGCCTCCCTGGCCTGCGTTTTCGGCGGCACGATGGCGGTCTCCAACGAGCGCCGCTTCGGCACCCTCGGGCACGTGCTGCTGTCGCCGCGCAGCCGCACCGCGGTCTTCCTCGGCCGGGTCCTGCCGTACGCGGCGAATGGTCTGCTGATCGCGGTGACCACCATGAGCGCCGCGTCGCTGCTGCTCGGCCTCCGGGTACCGCTCGACGCCTTGCCGGGGTTGCTGCTGACCCTGGCGGTCGCGGCGCTGGCCTGCGGCTTCTTCGGCCTGACCCTGGGCGCGATCGGGCTTCGGTTCCGCGATGTCTGGCTGGTCTCCAACGTCTCGGTTGCGCTGCTGCTCCTGCTCACCGGGGTGAACGTGCCCGCCGCCGGGCTACCGGCCTGGATGCGGGTCACCGGCGAGCTGCTGCCGATCACCCACGCCGCCGAGGCGGCCCGCCGGCTGGTCGCAGGCGACGGCTTCCGGGCCGCCGCACCTCAGCTCGCCGCCGAACTCGCCATCGCCGCCACCTACGCCGTCCTCGCCGCACTCCTACTCAAGGTCTTCGAAGCCGAGTCCCGCCGCCGAGCCTCCCTGGACACCCTGTAA